The genomic DNA TTTATTAaattcattgaaataaataaactctgTCAATTCTACCGGATGATATTTCAGCAGGCACTATAATCAAACAGACATGGATTACACAAATTTCGTCTCAGTATTCAGGACATTAAATGCGTTTTTTGCGGAACTCAAGTGAAATGTGTGCTAAGGGCAGACGTTTAAACGAATATAGGCTTTAAGGTGAGGAGCATAGAGACCTGTGTTCAGGGCgtgtggcggcggcggcggcggaaCACAAAGGCGAAGATACTGCGCAGGCGGCGCCAGCGACGTCGGCCTCCGCCCCCGGACGCGGAGCTCCCCAGTATTGAAGACTGGAAAATGTTCAAAACGTGTCATGTTgtcaactagcggacgaccgcgtaGAACCGTACctctatcctaccactaccctacccctaccctacctctactctaagTATCCAaagtccgtctcctggttctaagctaatTTCTCtctaccaattttcagccaaatcggtccagccgttattgagataaaaatattgtaactaacacgactttttttatatatgtatatagactAACGGATACCCACGATTTAGTCATacacctccttaatccgaccctgtcgcaaattacgtttttagcggacgtctactaactataaactacctctctgccaaattttatcttttcacATTAtccggttttcgagatttcgtgatgagtgactaGTATACGAATATTTACTTTAACAAGATTTACCAAAATTCCTcctaaaattatacaaaaaaattctTTATGAACAATCGAGTTGTTTCGGAAGAATGCAACCGCAACGTCTTTTccaatttgtattaaatttatttttaaaacaaaaatgttatgtaattttaagttaaatcaataaattttatttaaagatggaatatgaaattgtaatattaatactcgcaagaacacacacacacacatccgTATAATAGAAAAAACAAAGAGGAAGATAGGTAAAGAGTTAAAGGGTCCCCTGAAAGCAGTCTGGTCCGCCGATTTAGTCTAAGCCGTCTTAAGGAACTTAACTtcaaaaagtattataaaaatacataaaatgcaatatgaattaggcttagtttacgagcactttcgaaatgtcagGTTATGTCAAGATTTAATgctggtaagtaaagtcgagaacttaaaagtaaagttaagagggttccaaatgcgccttggaaAAAAGAACCCATAACAAACTCAATAaactgaatataaaaaaaaatatcacctgtctctgTCGCTCCAGCCGCCGTATCTCGCGCACGAGGCCGTGGAAGGCGTCGTCGACAAAATGGCGCAGCGCTGCCGACGTCTCGAAGAACGGACACCCCAGCTGAGCCGCTAACGCCTTGCCCTCCTCGGTTGTTACCTTGCGAATTAAGTTAagggttaaaaattaattataattacattacCGGACTAAGGTAACTAGATGCCCTAAATAATAATCAACCCCCTTTGCTCTCCTATTACTTCCGAGAcccatagaatattttttacaactgattactattgAGTTAATACACCTCACACTGGCTTTTCTAAATATCAGAGCCAAGTGTTCTCCTATATCTCGCACTCACTTGTTTTAACCTCGGCGCCAAGTACTCTCATACATGTCACACTGACTTGTCTAAATCCTGGCGACAAGTATTCTCCTGACTTGTCTAAATCTCGGCGCCATGTACTATTGTCCTATACCTCGCACTCACTTGGTCAAATCTCGGCGCCAAATATTCTCCTATATCTCGAACTCACTTGTCGACATCTCAGCGCCAAGTGTTCCTATATTTCACACTCACTTGTCTAAATCTCGGCGCCAAGTCCAGCTTGTTGCCCACGAGCACCAGCGGCAGGCGCTCGGCCGGGCGAGCCTGCGCCAGCAAGCGCTTGTACTCGCCGGCCGCGCGGAACGAGCGCCGGTCGGTCACGGAGTAGCACAGCATGAACCCCTCGCCGCACCGCATGTACTGTTCCCGCATTGCTGTGAACTCCACCTgatgataaatatattaatcaataacCAATCCACCAGCAGGGTGTATGGTGTCAAATAATTGTATAGAGTGGTGTTAGTATAGCAGTGGCAgtagtatataattatagtaggtatatcgcgtagagagaagaactccgagcagagtcctgaacttgtgactacaggatgtagggttaaggaattccttgacgatcgttATTGGAATGAAAAACcgtaattttgttaataaaatcaaGTAAGATTTAAGTCTaagtcaataaaattaatttagagtaaaactaaaaatcacTGGCACTT from Bicyclus anynana chromosome 20, ilBicAnyn1.1, whole genome shotgun sequence includes the following:
- the LOC112055704 gene encoding GTP-binding protein Rit2, with amino-acid sequence MAEAAGTSRGLRVYKIVVLGDGGVGKSAVTLQFVSHSFLDYHDPTIEDSYQQQAVIDGEPALLDILDTAGQVEFTAMREQYMRCGEGFMLCYSVTDRRSFRAAGEYKRLLAQARPAERLPLVLVGNKLDLAPRFRQVTTEEGKALAAQLGCPFFETSAALRHFVDDAFHGLVREIRRLERQRQSSILGSSASGGGGRRRWRRLRSIFAFVFRRRRRHTP